A single Lactuca sativa cultivar Salinas chromosome 8, Lsat_Salinas_v11, whole genome shotgun sequence DNA region contains:
- the LOC111904372 gene encoding truncated transcription factor CAULIFLOWER A: MGRGKVQLRRIENKINRQVTFSKRRGGLLKKAHEISVLCDAEVALIVFSNKGKLFEFSTDSCMESILERYERYSYTERQLVAADAAPRSWTLEYNKLKSRAELLQRNHRHYMGEDIESLSLKEIQNLEQQLDTGLKNIRTRKNQLLHESISELQKKGKAIQEQNTTLTKKIKEKEKEKTVTQNAHDQWDHHNYMETDPSFLMPPPPPSLHMGGNYNQGGGGGGGEGEAAEGRTNELDLSLQPIYSCHMRCFPS; this comes from the exons ATGGGTAGAGGAAAGGTACAACTGAGGAGGATAGAGAACAAGATTAACAGGCAAGTAACTTTCTCAAAGAGGAGAGGAGGGTTGTTGAAGAAAGCCCATGAGATCTCCGTTCTTTGTGATGCTGAAGTTGCCTTAATTGTCTTCTCCAACAAAGGAAAGCTCTTTGAGTTTTCTACCGACTCTTG CATGGAAAGCATCTTGGAGCGATATGAGCGGTACTCTTACACTGAGAGACAGCTAGTTGCAGCCGACGCTGCACCG AGAAGCTGGACCCTGGAGTACAACAAACTTAAATCTAGGGCTGAACTCTTACAAAGAAATCACAG GCACTATATGGGTGAAGATATAGAGTCATTGAGCTTGAAAGAAATCCAAAATTTGGAGCAACAGCTTGATACTGGTCTCAAGAACATTCGCACAAGAAAA AATCAACTCCTGCATGAATCAATCTCCGAGCTTCAGAAAAAG GGAAAGGCCATACAAGAGCAGAACACTACGTTGACCAAGAAA ATCAAAGAGAAGGAGAAAGAAAAGACAGTAACACAAAATGCTCATGATCAATGGGATCACCATAACTATATGGAAACCGATCCATCCTTCCTTatgccaccaccacctccctctCTCCACATGGG AGGAAATTACAAccaaggtggtggtggtggtggtggtgaaggagAAGCAGCTGAAGGAAGGACAAACGAGCTTGACCTCAGTCTGCAGCCAATATATTCTTGCCACATGAGGTGCTTTCCTTCGTGA